The sequence below is a genomic window from Oscillospiraceae bacterium.
GGACATCTCCCCTTACTGCGACTGCCACGGGGAGAACGACGCCCCCATCCTGCCCGACGTGGGCATGTTTGCCTCCTTCGACCCGGTGGCCCTGGATCAGGCCTGCGCCGACGCCTGCCTGGCCCAGCAGCCCATCCCCGGCTCCCTGCTGGACGACCGGATGCACGAGGCGGGCTTCCACGACCACCACGACCACTTTAAGAACACCACCCCCGAGATCGAGTGGCGGGCGTGCTTGGAGCACGCCGAGAAAATCGGCCTGGGCACCCGGGCCTACGAGCTGGTCACGGTAAACTGAACCGCCGCAATTTAGAAAGGACTGACGACATGGACGTAAAGGACATTCTCGCCCGCTGCGACCACACCCTGCTCAAGCAGGAGGCCACCTGGGCACAGATCAAAGAGGTCTGCGACGACGGGCTGAAATTCGGGTGCGCCTCGGTGTGCATCCCCGCCGGGTACGTGAAGCAGTGCGCCGACTACGTGGGCAACCGCATCAAGATCTGCACCGTCATCGGCTTCCCCAACGGCTACTCCACCACCGAGGTCAAGGTATTCGAGACCGAGGACGCCATCCGCAGCGGCGCAGACGAAATCGACATGGTCATCAACATCGGCTGGGCCAAGGACGGCCGCTGGGACGAACTGCTGGAGGAGATCAAGGCGATCAAGGCCAGCTGCGGCGGGCGGATCCTCAAGGTCATCGTGGAGGCCTGCCTGCTCACCGAGGCGGAGAAGATCAAGCTGTGCGAGATCGTCACCGCCTCCGGGGCGGAGTATATCAAGACCTCCACCGGCTTCTCCACCGGCGGCGCCACCCGGGAGGACGTGGCCCTGTTCAGGAAGCACGTCGGCCCGGACGTAAAAATCAAGGCCGCCGGCGGCATCCGCACCATGCAGGACGCGGAGGACTTCATCGCCCTGGGGGCGGACCGCTTAGGCACCTCCGCCATCGTGAAGCTGGCGAAGAACGAGGTGCCCCAGGGGTATTAAAACGCATAAAAGGTTTTGAAAACGGGGCGGTTCCGGCAATCTGCCGGAACCGCCCCGCTGTATTTAACAATTTTGTAAACTTTTTGTGCACAACGTAAAAAAGCGGTTGCCCTTTGGGGAAACCTGCGTTATAATATCACCGTAAGCTCAGGGAGGGAACGCAGACGATGCACACCGAACTGGGCGATTTGTTTGAAAGGAAGGTAGATAACATTGAAGAAAACCAGTAAGCTGGTCGCACTGATCCTGTCTCTTGCGATGGTGTTCAGTCTGGCTGCCTGCTCCAACGGCGGCAACAGCTCCACCCCCGCGCCCGCGACTCCGGCTCCGGCCACCGAGCCCGCCGGCGAGGCGACTCCCGCCCCGGAGGGCGAGGCTCCCGCCGGCACCCTGACCATCCCCGAGAACGCCTACCTGGCCCTCGTCACCGACGTGGGCAACATCGACGACAAGTCCTTCAACCAGGGCGCTTACGAGGGCATGGTGGCCTTCGCCGAGGCCAACAACATCAAGTACGACTACTTCCGCCCCTCTGAGGACTCCACCGCCGCCCGCGTGGAGACCATCACCACCGCCATCGAGGAGAACGGCGCCACCGTGGTGGTGCTGCCCGGCTTCATGTTCGGCGAGGCCATTGCCACCGTGCAGGACCAGTTCCCCGACGTGATGTTCCTGGCCCTGGACGTGGCCAGCGGCGATCTGGGTGAGGCTACCCCCTCCGCCAACGTGGCCCTGATTACTTATCAGGAGGAGCAGGCCGGCTATCTGGCCGGCTACGCCGCCGTCAAGGACGGCTACACCAAGCTGGGCTTCCTGGGCGGCATGGCCGTCCCCGCCGTCATCCGCTACGGCTACGGCTTCGTGCAGGGCGCCGACGCCGCCGCCAAGGAGATGGGTATCACCGTCGATATGAAGTATTGGTACGGCAACACCTTCGGCCCCAACGACGACGTGAAGGTGAAGATGGACTCCTGGTACTCCGACGGCACTGAGGTCGTCTTCGCCTGCGGCGGCGGCATCTACCTGTCCGCCGTGGCCGCGGCCGACGCCGCCGGCGGCAAGGTCATCGGCGTGGACGTGGACCAGTCCGCCGAGTCCCCGCTCATCGTCACCTCCGCCATGAAGGAGCTGGCCAACTCCGTGGGCGTGGCCCTCACCGCCCTGTACGAGAACAACGGCACCTGGCCCGCCGCCTACGCCGGCAAGCAGACCGTTCTGGGCGCCGCCCAGGGTTCCGTGGGCCTGCCCACCGCCGCCGACTCCTGGAGGCTGGGCACCTTCACCGTGGACGAGTACAACGCCCTGTTCGAGAAGCTGGTCTCCGGTGAGATCGTGGTGTCCGACGCCACCGATACCGAGCCCGCCGTCACCAACGTGACCGTGGACTACCAGGGCTAAGCCGTCCGGCAAACCATACGCGCTAAGGGGCGGGTCCGAAAAGGGCCCGCCCTTTTTTGTGGACTTTTGCAGAAAAACTACCATTTAATCCTTTCACGCCGGGACAAATTCGTGTATAATGGTAAAAGACTTATGCGGGGAGGCGGGAAGCCCCGCAAGAAGGAGTGGTGACATGGATGACTATGTGATTGAGATGCTCAACATCACAAAGGAGTTCCCGGGCATTAAGGCCAACGACAATATCACCCTGCAGCTCAAAAAGGGAGAGGTGCACGCGCTGCTGGGAGAAAACGGCGCGGGGAAGTCCACCCTGATGAGCGTCCTGTTCGGCCTGTACCAGCCGGAGGCGGGCGTCATCAAGAAAAACGGCAAGGAAGTCAAGATAAAGGACCCCAACGACGCCAACGACCTGGGCATCGGCATGGTCCACCAGCACTTCAAGCTGGTGGAGATCTTTACGGTCCTGGACAACATCATCCTGGGCGTGGAGCCCAACCGGGCGGGATTCCTCCAGAAGGCGGAGGCCCGCAAAAAGGTGGTGGAACTGTCCGAAAAATACGGGCTGCGGGTAGACCCGGACGCCCTCATCGAGGACATCTCCGTGGGCATGCAGCAGCGGGTGGAGATCCTCAAGATGCTCTACCGCGAAAACGAGATCCTCATTTTCGACGAGCCCACCGCCGTGCTCACCCCCCAGGAGATCGACGAGCTGATGGAGATCATGCGCGGCTTCACCAAAGAGGGGAAGAGCATCCTCTTCATCACCCACAAGCTGGCCGAGATCATGGCGGTGGCCGACCGCTGCACCGTGCTGCGCAAGGGCCAGTGCATCGGCACCGTGGACGTGGCCGGCACCACCCAGGAGGAGCTGTCCCGGATGATGGTGGGCCGCCCGGTCAGCCTTGTGGTGGACAAGCAGGAGCGCGACCCCGGCGAGGTGATCCTGGAGGTGGAGCACGTGACCGTGCCCTCCAAGGCCCACAAGAACAACGCGGTGAAGGACGTGTCCTTCAAGGTCCGCTCGGGCGAGATCGTGTGCCTGGCGGGCATCGAGGGCAACGGCCAGACCGAATTCGCCTACGCCCTGACCGGCCTGGAGAAGCCCTCGGCGGGCGCGTTCCGCCTCAAGGGCGCAGACATCACCCACGCCCCCATCCGGGAGCGCTCCAAGTCGGGCATGAGCCACATCCCCGAGGACCGGCACAAGCACGGCCTGGTGCTGGACTACACCCTGGCCCAGAACCTGGTGCTCCAGCGCTACTGGCAGCCGGAGTTCCAGAGCCGCGGCTTCATCAAGTTCGGCGCGGTGCGGCAGTACGCCGAGCGCCTGATCGAGCAGTACGACATCCGCTCCGGCCAGGGGCCGGACACCCCGGCCCGCTCCATGTCGGGCGGCAACCAGCAGAAGGCCATCGTGGCCCGGGAGATCGACAAGGACCCGGAGCTGCTGGTGGCCATCCAGCCCACCCGCGGCCTGGACGTGGGCGCCATTGAGTACATCCACAAGCAGCTCGTCGCCCAGCGGGACGAGGGGAAGGGCGTGCTGCTGATCTCCCTGGAGCTGGACGAGGTGATGAACGTGTCCGACCGCATCCTCGTCATGTACGAGGGCGAGATCGTGGGCGAGTTCGACCCCAAGACCACCACGGTGGAGGAACTGGGCCTCTACATGGCCGGCGCCAAGCGGAAGGAGGTCCTGAGCTAGATGAAACAGGAATCCAAATTCGGGCGCTTTTTGCGCGCCCCGGGCACGGTCAGCGCCCTGTCCTCCGTGCTGGCCATCCTGATCGGCCTGCTGATCGGCTTCCTGCTGCTGCTGATCTTCAACCCCGGCGAGGCCCTGGGCGGCATGGTCAAGCTGCTGACCACCGGCTTTAAGAACCCCGCCCGCTTCGCCAAGGTGCTCTACCAGGCGGCCCCCCTGGTGATGACCGGCCTGTCCGTGGGCTTCGCCTTCAAGACCGGCCTGTTCAACATCGGCGCCTCGGGCCAGTACGTGGTGGGCTCCTGCTGCGCGCTGGTCACCGGCGTGGCCTTCGGCTGGCCCTGGTGGGCCTCCATGATCGCCGCCATGATCGGCGGGGCGGTCTGGGGCCTCTTCCCCGGCCTGTTCAAGGCCCTGTTCAACGTCAACGAGGTCATCACCTCCATCATGTTCAACTGGATCGGCCTGTTTTTGACCAACCTGATCTTCTCCAACATCCCCCAGATGCTGGCCAACTTCTGGGGCGACGCCCAGTACGACCGCACCGCCGCCCTGGCCAAGGCCAACCCAGGGGCCATTATCCCCACCGCCGGGCTGGACCAGGCCCTGGGCTCCACCTATATGAATATCAGCATCTTCATCACGATCTTTTTCGCCATCGTGATCTACATCGTGCTGAACAAGACCACCTTCGGCTACGAGCTTAAGGCCTGCGGGCAGAACCGCAACGCGGCCGTCTACGCGGGCATCAACGCCAAGCGCAACATCGTGCTGTCCATGGTCATCGCGGGCGCCATGTCCGGCATCGCCGGCGGCATCTACTACCTGGCCGGCACCGCCCAGTACGTCATGGACAAGGTGCTGCCCGCCATGGGCTTCAACGGCATCCCCGTGGCCCTGCTGGCCTCCTCCAACCCCATCGGCACCATCTTCTCCGCCCTGTTCATCTCCTACATCCAGGTGGGCGGCGAGGCCATGCAGCCCAAGTTCGCCACCGAGACCATCGACATCATCATCGCCGTTATCATCTATCTGGCCGCCTTCTCGCTGCTGATGAAGAACCTTATCTCCAAGGCGATGACCCGCAGAAAGCAGGAGGCCGCCGCCCCGGCGCAGGCCCCCGCCGACGGGAAGGAGGAGCAGAAATGAGCGTACTTGCCAATATTATCAGCGCCACCGTCCTGTTCGCCGTCCCGCTGCTGCTGGTCGCCCTGGGCGGTATGTTCTCCGAGCGCTCGGGTATCATCAACATCGCCCTTGAGGGCATCATGATCATCGGCGCCCTGTTCTCCTGTTTGGCCCTGGCCGCCTTCGACAAGTCGGGCTTCGGCCCCAGCCACCCCCAGCTGGCCATGCTGTGCGCTATCCTGGTGGCCGCCCTGGCGGGCGCCGTGTTCTCGCTGCTGCTGGCCTTCGCCTCCATCAACCTGCGGGCCGACCAGACCATCGGCGGCACCGCGCTGAACACCTTCGCCCCCGCCTTCGCCGTGGTGCTCACCTGGGCCGTACAGGGCCGCGGGCAGACCACCATCCTCCTGCCCAGCTGGATCCGCATCGGCGGGGCCAACGCGGACTCAAACTTTCTCCAGCAGGTGGTCTTTAAGTCCATGTACCTGACCACCCCGGTGGCCATCCTTCTGCTGATCGTGGCCATCATCCTGCTCTACAGGACCAAGTTCGGCCTGCGCCTCATGGCCTGCGGCGAGCACCCCCAGGCCGCCGACAGCGTGGGCATCAACGTGTACAAGATGCGCTACGCGGGCGTCACCATCTCGGGTATGCTGGGCGGCATCGGCGGGCTTGCCTTCATCGTGGCCGCGGGCGCCGGGTTCCAGTCCGACGTGGCGGGCTACGGCTTCCTGGCCCTGGCCGTGATGATCTTCGGCAACTGGAAGCCGGTGCGCATCCTGGGCGCCTCCCTCTTCTTCGCGCTGTTCAAGGTGGTGGGCTCCTATGCCGCCAGCATCCCCTTCCTGCCCTCCTTCGAGGGCGTGAAGTCCTCTCAGTATATCTACCAGATGCTGCCCTATATCGTGACCATGATCGTCCTGATCTTCACCTCCAAGAAGTCCAGGGCGCCCAAGGCCGAGGGTATCCCCTACGACAAGGGCCAGCGCTGAGCTTCCTGCGACCAGTATAGCAAAAAGCGGCGCGGGTTAAGTAGGACAGATGTCCTAGCGCGTTAAAAACACACGGCGCCCCCAATCCGGGGCGCCGTGTGTTTTTGTCTGTGATTTTTTGTGCAGGTCCGAGTCAGGGCGCTCACATAAGGAATGCGGCTCAGGGGGATAAAACGGGCGATTCGTGAATCG
It includes:
- the deoC_1 gene encoding deoxyribose-phosphate aldolase, producing MDVKDILARCDHTLLKQEATWAQIKEVCDDGLKFGCASVCIPAGYVKQCADYVGNRIKICTVIGFPNGYSTTEVKVFETEDAIRSGADEIDMVINIGWAKDGRWDELLEEIKAIKASCGGRILKVIVEACLLTEAEKIKLCEIVTASGAEYIKTSTGFSTGGATREDVALFRKHVGPDVKIKAAGGIRTMQDAEDFIALGADRLGTSAIVKLAKNEVPQGY
- a CDS encoding membrane protein, producing the protein MKKTSKLVALILSLAMVFSLAACSNGGNSSTPAPATPAPATEPAGEATPAPEGEAPAGTLTIPENAYLALVTDVGNIDDKSFNQGAYEGMVAFAEANNIKYDYFRPSEDSTAARVETITTAIEENGATVVVLPGFMFGEAIATVQDQFPDVMFLALDVASGDLGEATPSANVALITYQEEQAGYLAGYAAVKDGYTKLGFLGGMAVPAVIRYGYGFVQGADAAAKEMGITVDMKYWYGNTFGPNDDVKVKMDSWYSDGTEVVFACGGGIYLSAVAAADAAGGKVIGVDVDQSAESPLIVTSAMKELANSVGVALTALYENNGTWPAAYAGKQTVLGAAQGSVGLPTAADSWRLGTFTVDEYNALFEKLVSGEIVVSDATDTEPAVTNVTVDYQG
- a CDS encoding heme ABC transporter ATP-binding protein translates to MDDYVIEMLNITKEFPGIKANDNITLQLKKGEVHALLGENGAGKSTLMSVLFGLYQPEAGVIKKNGKEVKIKDPNDANDLGIGMVHQHFKLVEIFTVLDNIILGVEPNRAGFLQKAEARKKVVELSEKYGLRVDPDALIEDISVGMQQRVEILKMLYRENEILIFDEPTAVLTPQEIDELMEIMRGFTKEGKSILFITHKLAEIMAVADRCTVLRKGQCIGTVDVAGTTQEELSRMMVGRPVSLVVDKQERDPGEVILEVEHVTVPSKAHKNNAVKDVSFKVRSGEIVCLAGIEGNGQTEFAYALTGLEKPSAGAFRLKGADITHAPIRERSKSGMSHIPEDRHKHGLVLDYTLAQNLVLQRYWQPEFQSRGFIKFGAVRQYAERLIEQYDIRSGQGPDTPARSMSGGNQQKAIVAREIDKDPELLVAIQPTRGLDVGAIEYIHKQLVAQRDEGKGVLLISLELDEVMNVSDRILVMYEGEIVGEFDPKTTTVEELGLYMAGAKRKEVLS
- a CDS encoding ABC transporter permease yields the protein MKQESKFGRFLRAPGTVSALSSVLAILIGLLIGFLLLLIFNPGEALGGMVKLLTTGFKNPARFAKVLYQAAPLVMTGLSVGFAFKTGLFNIGASGQYVVGSCCALVTGVAFGWPWWASMIAAMIGGAVWGLFPGLFKALFNVNEVITSIMFNWIGLFLTNLIFSNIPQMLANFWGDAQYDRTAALAKANPGAIIPTAGLDQALGSTYMNISIFITIFFAIVIYIVLNKTTFGYELKACGQNRNAAVYAGINAKRNIVLSMVIAGAMSGIAGGIYYLAGTAQYVMDKVLPAMGFNGIPVALLASSNPIGTIFSALFISYIQVGGEAMQPKFATETIDIIIAVIIYLAAFSLLMKNLISKAMTRRKQEAAAPAQAPADGKEEQK
- a CDS encoding ABC transporter permease; amino-acid sequence: MSVLANIISATVLFAVPLLLVALGGMFSERSGIINIALEGIMIIGALFSCLALAAFDKSGFGPSHPQLAMLCAILVAALAGAVFSLLLAFASINLRADQTIGGTALNTFAPAFAVVLTWAVQGRGQTTILLPSWIRIGGANADSNFLQQVVFKSMYLTTPVAILLLIVAIILLYRTKFGLRLMACGEHPQAADSVGINVYKMRYAGVTISGMLGGIGGLAFIVAAGAGFQSDVAGYGFLALAVMIFGNWKPVRILGASLFFALFKVVGSYAASIPFLPSFEGVKSSQYIYQMLPYIVTMIVLIFTSKKSRAPKAEGIPYDKGQR